Below is a genomic region from Phacochoerus africanus isolate WHEZ1 chromosome X, ROS_Pafr_v1, whole genome shotgun sequence.
TGCCTTCTGCTACCTATCATATCCTGTCACCCTGCTGCCCCTCAAGGAGGGGGACAgaggctctggggtggggggctttgcCCTGGGCGGCAGGCTCAGCTCCCAGTGCTGAGAAGCTACAGCTCCCTCTTCGCTCCGTCTCCCTGACACAGATCCCGGCCACAGAGATGTCCCTACGGCCCTGCTCGCTCTGTCTTGGGCCTCTGGGTGACAACACAGGGAGGGGCGCTAACAGGAAACAGGAGGAGACCAGGCTGTGAGCACCACAGACACAGGCCCGGGTGCGAGGAGGGGGCGACCAGAAAGGCAGCCGGTGAGCAGTTGTCGCCGATGTTTATTGAAAGATGGGGGAGGCGTGGGTGCGGCAAACTCCACCAGAGCTTGGGCGGTGGGGAGGCTCCAGGGCTGCGAGGCCAGTCCGGCTGCAGCCTGGGGAAAGCCCAGCAGGTGCACGGGGCCCGGCTGCCCAGCTGAGAGAACGCTCGGGAGCGAGGCACTGGTCCGGTGCCAGCTGCGGGACACGAGGTGCCTGTGCTGCAGGGAGCAGGCCTCATTGCCCTGGGTGGCAGCGTCACCGGGCCCCTGGCTCAGGCCTCGAGGCCCGGGCCATCGTGCGGCACGTACATGGGCTCAACCTGGGCCCAGCTGAGGGCCTGCTCGTCGGCCCAGGTGAGCAGCTCAGCGGCGCGGTGCAGGAAGACCAGGAGCAGGGTGTGCACGTCGCCCTCGGCCGAGTGCGCTGCGCTGGGCTCTGCCTGGAAGTAGCGGCGGAAGAGGCTGCCCAGGCTGTAACCCTTGCGACCCTGGGCCCGGGTGCCGTGGCTGTGGGCACGATCCAGGCTCCGCAGCGCCGGCAGCGTGTCCAGGCAGACAGTGTCCTGGGGCAGGCGGGCGCCCAGGCGCCAGAGCTCCGTGCGCAGCAAGGGGAAGTCGTAGTCGAAGCCGTTGTGGGCCACGAGGCACACGGGGCCCTCCTGGCGGCTCAGGAAGGCCTGCAGCGTCCGCACCACCGCGCCGTCGAAGCCGGCCTTCCGGCACCTGGCCAGGCCCTCGCTGCTCAGGCCGGTGATCTCACTGGCCTTGGCGGTGAAGGGGTGCTCCGGGCTCATGCAGAGCGTGAGCTTGTCCAGGACCCGGGGCAGCACGGGGGCGCCGGACTCATCCCGCTCCGGGTTCTCCAGCGAGGAGCGGTGGACGGCAAACAGGGAGATCTCGGCGATCTCGGGGTCTACGCTGGGGAGCCCAGTGGCTTCCAGGTCCAGAAAGACGAAGGTCTCAGCCCGAGGCGCCTCGGCCATGGTTGACGTTCTCACAGGGACGGCGAAGCCTCCTGCTGCCAGAGCAAGAGGCACAAAACCTGAGGGCCAGCAACATGGGGCGCCTGGACCCTGCCACCCACGGCCGTGACTGCGGCCGAGGCTCTGGCCCTTCTGGGATCACTTGAGGCCCGAGGAGCCGCTCCTAAGACCCCACCCAGGGAGACTGCTAAGGGGCGTCCAGAGCAGGGGCGCAGCGACCAGGACCTGTTACTTCTGTCCAGGATGACGGCTTCCAGGGCCCGGTGCGTCCTCTGTTGTGTCCCTCCGTCCCTCCCTGACCACCCCACTGCTGCCAGCGAGTACACGGCAAAAGGAAGGCCCAATGGGCCCAGCCCCCGGCCCCGAGTCCTCTGCCCCTTGCCTCCAGATACATGGGCAAGAAGAGGGCGCCAGGTCCATGTCACCAGGGCAGGAGCATCGGCTGCCGAGCAGCAGGGCCCTCCCGGCATCCCCAGCCTCCCGGCTTGGCCTCCTCTCTGGCACAGGTGCTGGTCCCAACCCGACCTCCACCTGCCTCCGGGCCCCCTGCCGCCATCCTTGCCAACCCCACCGAGCTGGCTTACCTGGGGCGGGCGCGGGCCGGCTTCCTGGGCTGCTGGGCACCTGTCTCTGCACGGGCCGCTCCAGGCGGCCTTTAATCTGCGGCCGGGGCCCGCCCCCCGCCGCCTGTTGGGCAACGAGGAGGCCTGAGGCCGCAGGACCTGCGCGGCCGGCTCACCGCCCCCTCGCTCGCTCGCAGCCACTGGGACACACGCCCCGTGTTCACACACTGAAAAGCCGGCTCCGGGGCCCCACACAGGCTGCCGACGAGACGAGCAAGGAGCACAGTGCAGGCTGGAGTGTGTCGTCACAGGCGCAGGAGGAAGCCCAAGCCCTCGGGCCAGCCCTGCCTGGAGCGTGCCAGGCTGGCGCAGCAGCTGGGCCGGGCGGACAGAGAGCATCCCCCGCGGAGGCTGGAGGGAGCTGGACAGACGGGCCTCGGTCCGGCCCCAGTGCCAGGGTCGGGGGTGCCTCGGGCTCATCTTTCACCAGGACGGGAGATGCCCTGTTTC
It encodes:
- the TREX2 gene encoding three prime repair exonuclease 2 codes for the protein MAEAPRAETFVFLDLEATGLPSVDPEIAEISLFAVHRSSLENPERDESGAPVLPRVLDKLTLCMSPEHPFTAKASEITGLSSEGLARCRKAGFDGAVVRTLQAFLSRQEGPVCLVAHNGFDYDFPLLRTELWRLGARLPQDTVCLDTLPALRSLDRAHSHGTRAQGRKGYSLGSLFRRYFQAEPSAAHSAEGDVHTLLLVFLHRAAELLTWADEQALSWAQVEPMYVPHDGPGLEA